One window from the genome of Nicotiana sylvestris chromosome 9, ASM39365v2, whole genome shotgun sequence encodes:
- the LOC138878356 gene encoding uncharacterized protein gives MVLQQQYREKGFKKYSELISLLLVAERNNDLLMRNHENRSTGSTPLPEVDEVYSHYAKRGKGRGPICGRGHGRGRGHGQGRNFSGVNHPSKKNNHYKWKGKDEKPKANGSETEYYHCGGKGHWANICRVPRHLVELYQASLKNKGLETKFVSENDFDITHLDVVDFFEHPDGKIDYLICDGSVVKED, from the coding sequence atggtcTTGCAACAACAATACAGAGAGAAAGGTTTCAAAAAGTACTCTGagttgatttctcttctccttGTGGCTGAGCGAAACAATGACTTGCTCATGAGAAATCATGAAAATCGATCCACTGGGTCTACACCATTGCCTGAAGTGGATGAGGTGTATTCCCATTATGCTAAGCGTGGAAAAGGCCGTGGCCCTATTTGtggtcgtggtcatggtcgtggccGTGGCCATGGACAAGGAAGAAATTTTTCTGGTGTTAATCACCCCTCAAAGAAAAATAACCACTACAAGTGGAAAGGGAAAGATGAAAAACCAAAGGCAAATGGTTCAGAAACCGAATATTATCATTGCGGTGGAAAAGGCCATTGGGCAAATATTTGTCGTGTACCAAGacatttggttgagctttatcaagcatctctaaAGAATAAAGGTCTTGAAACCAAATTTGTCTCTGAAAATGATTTTGACATCACCCACTTGGATGTGGTTGACTTCTTTGAGCACCCTGATGGGAAAATAGACTACTTGATCTGTGATGGATCCGTGGTTAAAGAAGATTGA